From the Verrucomicrobiota bacterium genome, the window CCGCCTGCGATTTCCTTTCCGGCCAATGCGAGGAACTCAAACAACAACTCGAAGCAGAAATGAAAAAAGCGGCGAGTGCGCAGGACTACGAAAAGGCAGCGTCCATCCGCGATGCGCTGGCGGACTTGCGTAGCACCACGCAAAAGACCAGCAAGTTCGAGCGTCTGCCGTACAGTTTGCCGCTGGCCATTGATCCACGAAAGGATTTGGCGGAACTGGCGAAAGCGCTCGGGTTGCCATCGCAGCCGCAACGCATCGAAGGTTTCGACATCTCCAACATCAGCGGCACGTTTGCCGTCGCGTCGCTGGTCAGTTTCAAAAATGGCCGGCCCGACCGCGCGAATTATCGTCGCTTCAAAATGAAGACGGTCGTGGGTCAGGATGATTTCGCCTGCATGGCCGAGACGGTGCGGCGGCGGTACACGCGGTTGTTGAATGAAACAAAAGAGTCAGTCCCTTCCGGTCACGCATCACGCATCACACATCACGCATCACTTCCCGACCTGATTCTCATCGACGGCGGCAAAGGCCAGCTCAGCGCAGCGTGTGCGGAACTGGAGAAACTTGGACTGGCGCACATTCCCGTCATCGGGTTGGCAAAGGAATTCGAGGAGATTTACCGCCCCGGCCAAAGCGCGCCTTTGCGGTTGAGCCACGATTCTGGTGCGCTGAAATTGTTGCAACGGGTGCGGGACGAATCACACCGCTTTGCCAACACCTACAACGCCCAACTGCGTTTGAAGAAGATTTCGGAAAGCTTGCTCGATGAATTTCCCGGCATCGGCGACCAGCGTAAGGCGGCGTTGTTGAAAAAGTTCGGCTCGGTGCAACGGCTGCGTCTGGCCACGGTTGAGAAAATCGCCGAAGTCCCCGGTTTCGGCGGCAAGGCGGCGGCTGAGTTGAAGAAGTTTTTGGAGGCGCGGACCGCCTCGGAAAGAGAACCACAGATGGACACGAATTCACACGAATAGAGGCGCCGCCGCAATGGCCCCCTCACCCCGTCCCTCTCCCCCTCGGAGGGGGGAGAGGGTGGCTTCCAGCCGGGTGAGGAGGAATGCTCGATCCATCTGTAACAATTGCTCGTGTTCCAATTCTGCCTCCTAAAAGAAATTCGTGCCAATTCGTGAAATTCGTGGCTTCCTCTTGGGCGTATGAACATTCAGGTCGCCGTGCTCTGTGACGCCGCCACGGACAGCAACGGCAAGTTAAATCTCCTCGGCGCGTTCGATACCATCTACACGCAACAGCTCCCCGCCATTCATGCGCAATGCTCGATCGCACTGCGGGCGACGTTTTCCAACACCGAAGAGGGCGCGCACAAACTCACGATCAACTTCGTGGATGAGGACGGCCGGTCCATCATGCCGAACTTTCCACCGATTCCCGTGGACGTGGCGGTGCCGGAGGAAGCGCATTTCATCTCGCGCAACTTCATCATCAACCTCCAGCAACTCAAGTTCGAGACGCCCGGCTTTTACTCCATTGATATCACGCTTGACGACAAGGAGCAAATGAGCATTCCGCTTTTGGTCCGGCAAATGCCGACGCAAACGGAGCCCGGCGAAGCGTGGAAACAGACAACGTGAACGAAACGCTGCTCCTCACGCTCCTGATCTTCATTGCCGCGCTGCTCTACTCCTCCGTCGGGCACGGCGGCGCGTCGGGTTACCTGGCGGCGATGGCCCTGTTCGATGTGGCGCCTGATGTGATGAAACCGACGGCGCTCGTGCTGAATCTCATCGTCGCGTCCATC encodes:
- a CDS encoding excinuclease ABC subunit UvrC, translated to MKDRFGTVIYVGKARDLRKRVSQYFHPSRRMGWDLKFNALVEAVHDFDVHTVKSEPEALLLESKLIKEFHPRYNVSFRDDKRFILLKVNLNDPIPRFTFTRIKQEDGARYFGPFTDSGAARWTLAFARKQFNLRGCRPLTPNKTDYKHCLYANLKYCTAPCIGNVTREQYLQQVVAACDFLSGQCEELKQQLEAEMKKAASAQDYEKAASIRDALADLRSTTQKTSKFERLPYSLPLAIDPRKDLAELAKALGLPSQPQRIEGFDISNISGTFAVASLVSFKNGRPDRANYRRFKMKTVVGQDDFACMAETVRRRYTRLLNETKESVPSGHASRITHHASLPDLILIDGGKGQLSAACAELEKLGLAHIPVIGLAKEFEEIYRPGQSAPLRLSHDSGALKLLQRVRDESHRFANTYNAQLRLKKISESLLDEFPGIGDQRKAALLKKFGSVQRLRLATVEKIAEVPGFGGKAAAELKKFLEARTASEREPQMDTNSHE